In Trichoderma asperellum chromosome 1, complete sequence, a single window of DNA contains:
- a CDS encoding uncharacterized protein (EggNog:ENOG41) has translation MVERDRDAAESIIEATLQDKEKELAAAEQVVGILNGEWHAGNLDITQETFTSEIEKLERRITSLKGDTVVIRTSRHELSGRMLDDMIWRQDRENADWAYLDLLISRYKTPEGARLSLFAPRDADAQQRFRAKVLKAYGAADGHAAWCAISGQWHDASLIKAAHIVRYNVGEPSAQHLFGPSNDKDGHLMGAKNGIPIHQVYEQALDEARLVIVPDGDQENGQASTSGWKVYWLYEADAKKRSLALPSGSELHGRSLQFQNDFRPAARYLYFAFCMSILRRQRHDVPGWWRDYLIDGVGKVWATPGSYLRNSTLRKIAHQVGHLTEEEASIFAAEGGSGRTTDPADEDEDEVMDSTHSSVISSACASQASPTPST, from the coding sequence ATGGTAGAAAGGGATCGAGATGCAGCAGAATCAATCATAGAGGCCACTCTTCAAGACAAGGAGAAAGAGCTGGCCGCAGCCGAACAGGTCGTCGGCATTCTCAACGGAGAATGGCATGCTGGGAACCTCGACATCACCCAAGAAACGTTCACGTCTGAAATTGAAAAATTGGAGCGCCGAATCACATCCCTCAAAGGAGATACCGTTGTTATCCGGACCTCACGCCACGAGCTTAGCGGCAGGATGCTGGATGATATGATTTGGCGGCAAGACCGTGAGAATGCAGACTGGGCCTACCTTGATCTGTTGATCAGCCGCTACAAGACACCTGAAGGGGCAAGACTGTCTCTCTTTGCACCTCGAGATGCAGACGCTCAACAAAGGTTTCGCGCAAAAGTGCTTAAAGCATATGGCGCTGCAGATGGGCATGCCGCTTGGTGTGCCATTTCAGGCCAATGGCATGATGCAAGCCTTATCAAAGCAGCTCACATTGTTAGATACAATGTGGGCGAACCTTCTGCCCAACACCTGTTTGGCCCCTCAAACGATAAGGATGGCCACCTGATGGGAGCAAAAAATGGCATACCAATACACCAGGTGTATGAACAGGCGCTGGACGAGGCCCGTCTGGTCATTGTACCTGATGGAGACCAGGAGAACGGCCAAGCATCTACCAGCGGTTGGAAGGTCTATTGGCTCTATGAAGCTGATGCCAAGAAAAGGTCCCTGGCGCTGCCATCAGGCTCTGAACTCCACGGACGCTCGCTGCAGTTCCAGAACGACTTTCGCCCGGCCGCACGATACTTGTACTTTGCGTTTTGTATGAGCATCCTGAGGCGACAACGCCACGACGTTCCCGGTTGGTGGCGGGACTACCTCATCGATGGCGTAGGAAAGGTTTGGGCAACACCGGGCAGTTACTTGCGCAATTCGACTCTTCGCAAAATTGCGCACCAAGTCGGCCATCTgactgaggaggaggcgtcGATATTTGCAGCCGAAGGGGGCAGTGGTCGCACAACTGATCCtgctgatgaagatgaagacgaagtcaTGGATTCTACACATTCCAGTGTAATAAGCTCCGCTTGTGCCTCGCAGGCTTCGCCAACACCTTCCACTTAG